The DNA sequence AAAACAGCCTCAATCATTTTCTGCACTACTCTGTATACGAATATCGAAACATGACATTTTATCATGACTAGCGTAAACACGAGCAGTTTTTGTACTCTATTTCTCTACTGCATAAAATGTGAATATGAAGTCGGAAATTTCTATctgattatataatatttatctactTAGTACTCTATTATGATATGACATTGCATCCGAAAACCCTAAGGAATAAGATTATATTCTGCTTTGGTTCCAAGCCctaccacgagttataatagtggcCTTTGGCTCTGCCacaagatataatagtgacctctgatTTCTGGCCCTGCCACAGAATATAATAGTGTcctctattttgagtgcactCACTTTAGTGACAAAATAGTAATTTATGTTCtgcaaccctaccacgaggataaacatggcctctgtttctatttctgatGTTTTTTAGTTATGCTTGTGCCTAAGGtctattttattgatcataaaatagacaaaggccAGAGTATACATGACATACAAAAGCATCACTTATGCATGCTAGTTTAACGATACAATGAAGTCATGAAAAGACAtgccattaaaataaaatacaatcaaccaataatattgaaaaataaacttctaaACTCATCTATTGACCACTTtcgatcttcaaaacttcttgcattcctctccctccaaatacgacaccatagacaaattgggaccatcttccacattgtTGCAATCTGAGGGTTGCCCGAATGCCCAGccaagaagctaggaggtcAATTACCCTTTgcggcatcacccaagctaagtCTGTCCGAGCAAAGAAGTCATTCCACAACGTCAcagcaatctcacaatgaagtaatagATGATCTATGAACTCTgctctttttgcacatacaacgtCAATCCATCACTATGATGTAGTGCTTCCGTACAATATCTATAGTAAGGATCTTTCCTAAGGAAGTCTTCcgtacaaaaaaataaaaaaacttgccTTCAAGGTagctttgtcttccaaatactgTTCCAAGGGAATGGATTTGTATTATTGCGTGGTCATGGCTTGATAGTATGAGCAGATTGTGAACTTCCCTTTCTCGCCAAAAGATCTTGTCTtcaacccccctccccccagGCATCATAAAAGTAGAGTACAATAACTCATAGAACTCCAAAAAAGGGCAACTTCCTAATCTTGTGCATTTCTAAGGAATGTGGGAGTACCATTAGATAGGATTAAGAGGTCCGCAATTGAGACTTCTTTCATTCTTGTCATGCCAAAGAAGTTTGGATAAGCTTCCTTGAGTGCTCTATCGCCACACCATACATcgtgccaaaatttgattttggaccTATCACCCACCTCAAAACGGATATTTTGTGAATGTGTTCCATACTCTTCTTATGTGTTTCCATAGTCCCATCCCATATGGCCCACTTTCCTCATTtgaacaccatcctccccatggTTCACCATAGTTCGACTCTATTACAGCTCTCCATAATGCTCCCCGTTCATTGTGGTATCTCCATAGACATTTGCCAAGCAAAACTTTGTTAAGAAATTGCAAGTTCTGaatacccaaacctccttccGGATTAGGGAGCATACCTAGGCCCATTTTACtaagtggaatttaaactcatcgTTCACCCCTCCCCCCCTCCCAACAAGAAATCTCGTTAAAGTATCTCCATGCGATAAGCCACCTTGGTGGGAAGTGGAAATAGTGATAGAAAGTAGGTTGGCAAGTTGGAGAGTGTACTTCTGATTAAAGTGACCCTACCACCTCCGGAGAGATACATCTGCCAACTAGCAAATTTCCGCTCCATTGTTTCTAGTACATCATCCCAATTAGATCTCGATTTGAACGGGGCACCCAAATGAaagcccaaatatttcattggtaGCTGAGATATCTTGCATTCCAAAATGTAAGCATGCTCTCCACATTCTTAACATCCCCATTGAGACTACTTCTGATTTAGCCAAGTTCACATTCAACCCTGCAACAGCTGCTTCAACCCCGAAACAGCTTCAATGCATAAAATGAGTGCTCTCAAACCTCGAATTTGATCATGGTTGGCCCCACAAAAGATTAGGGTATCATCGgcaaataaaagatgagatATGTGAAGTGAGCCACAATTTGCCTCCCTACTAAGAATCCAGATAAGAGCCCTCCACGACACTTGAAAACATCTTGCTAAAAGCTTCCATTAAAAACAAAGAGTAGCGGAGATTGACGATCACCTTGTCTCAAGCTTCGTGAGCTTTTAAAAAAGCCCTTTGATGTGCCATTCACCAAGACAGAAAAACAGACAAATAGAAATACACAATCCAAGAGCACCATTTAACACCACATCTCTCGAGCATGTAAAGCAAAAATCTCCAATTGACTCGATCATAGGCTTCCTCCATATCAAGCTTACACATGCCCCGGCACTCTTGACTTGAGTCTACTATCCAATTATTTGTTAGCAACTTGAGTCTACTATCCAATTATTTGTTAGCAATAAGTACCGAATCAATAATTTGCCTACCTTggacaaaggcattttgagactttgatATTAACTTCTCAACCACCATGCCCAATCTATTCACCAAGACTTTCAAAAAGATCTTGTAAATTCAGCTCACCAAGCTAATAAGGCGATAATCTTTGACCTCTATAGCGCCAGGCTTTTCTGGAATGAGAGCATTAAATGTTGCATTGAAACTCTTTTCAAAACTACCACTTtcatgaaattcatgaaagacCCCCACTATATCTTCTTtgatcacttcccaacaagtttggataAAAGCCATTGAAAACCCATCTGAACATGGAGCTTTGTCACCCGTCATGCTTCTTAACGCCTTTCTGATTTATGTTTCTTCAAAAAGCCTTTCAAGCAGTCCTACTTCTTAAGAATCAAAGCATCAAAGTGAAGCCCATCTAGTCTCAGTTCCAAGAGAATTATTCTAAAAGAAAACTCTTGTAATAGTTgacaatgtgatatttgatCTCAGTTTGGTTAGAAGAAACCGCTCCATCAATCATCAATGTCTCTATTGGCCTATGGCATTGTTCCTCCTATGCgagttatattattattgaaaaagaaatgtttctGAAAATATCACtgctattttttaaaactgcttgtttctgcattctgtaACTGGTTCGTGCTTACACACTAGTATAGATTTGCTACTTACTGAGTTAGTGGACTTACCCTTTTATCTCCACTTTTTTTCAGATGACTTTAATGGTTGTGACAGTTGGAATAGATGGCACGTGACagaattaaaagagaaatgtgAGATAAGTGTCAGGTGGCATAAGTGGATTTGTTTGAGTTAAGAGAAATTTCACTAgtgtttagtttattttactTGGAATAATATTTTAGGCATTTGATTTTGGAGGACTTTTGTATTTAAGTTCTTATTATTTTCGATTTTAGGATAAAGGGTTCACCCCCAGGTATGGGGTGTGACAGCTCAAACCTTAGACGTGGAGGAaacataccaccaagaccaaaactcttaccacttgagccaacccctatgAGTTCAATACCCTAGAAAAGGTATTGAActcatactttaaaataaaaaatagagaaaatgatTACTGAATGTGGTGCAGTGAAAACACAGCAAATTCTCATACGGAAGAAAAGGTTCTCTTTACACAGCGTCATAAATGCAATCTATTTCAACAAAAACTTCTGTAAgtcaataaattttgtattgcaCCATTTTTTTCCAATAACTGAGAGCATAAGATAACTTATTTtcttcaacatttaaatataaaacaagaCTCCCTGATTAGCCCTccatatcaaatcaaattatcgAAGAGCCAATTTGGTTTAACAATTCTAACCAATATTTGTtcatattcattaattaatgataCCTTTAGTAGGCTGGTTTTTTCACATAAAGAAGGTGCCAATTTAAGCAATCCTTGATGGTAGTCTATCAAATACAAACTCAGGATGcacaaaatatttctttttttgataggtaaattaataatatgatacacggtggttttttttattaggtAAAATAATTGTTGTTTAgcaaaataatatcatttcgTTAAAGCAAATAGTCTTGTAAGGTTTAACACTGACCGAGAAAGGCCACTAAGTAGATAGAACGTCCTTTTTCTCCTTAATAGGGGGAGTTATGCCTCTAtttaatgagattatttttttgatcgtctcataattaataatctcaaaaaatgagatgattaaTTATATTGCTTACAAaaaaggagacaatgcaatgaacATTTAGTAACATGCATAAAAACAAGGACAGCACACCTTCGCATTGGAAACAATGAGATCCACATCTTGCAAAAATGCTGAACATGTAATGTACTGCCCAGAATCAACACGTTGAAGCAAAGTAGCCATGTCCATAGGGTTTTGAATGATTGAGCGATAGTTTGGAGCATCCTCATCCATGACTGGATAATGGAAAGCACTAAACcttttatcatataaaatcctGCGAATACAAGAATAACAAACATATACTGagaatgagtgagagagagtagtTATAACGTTTCTAATGCTGAAGTCAATCCAAAATGCTCCTGATTGCGTGTTAAAGCCATAGCCTAGTGAAGCCAACTACAAGATATTAAATTTGGTTTGGTTGAAGttgataatatttcttttcaacCAGAAATAAGCAGAACCATTCCTGCAAATCATGAGCCAGATTAACACTTTCCATTAGCATGAGCCAAGGCCTAAAAAAAGTGTAGTACCTTTTTGGCatgagattgaaaaaaattaacagaaaTAATCAAATAAGATCTCATTTTATTGTTTCCATTTAGCAAGTCAACATGAATCAACAACTTAATCACTTACATTATAAGATACTACGGGATTATTTTATGTACATGATGAGTGATTTCAAGGAGATGTTGTAGCCGGATAACTTTTTGTATCTCCTCCATACACTTCTCAATATTAGCGAATGGTAATCATAAGGGTTTTTTACTTGTTCTCATGGTTTGTGTTGGTTTCTATTGTCTCCACTTCTTTTTGCCATTGTCATGGAAACATTTAGCAGAATGATTTCTGAAATTATGCAACTGGGACTTATTATCAGGTGTTTTGTGAGAACAAGGTATGTATATGGGTTGATTATTCCACTTCGCCAGTTCTATCCGCAGATGATACGCCAATTTTAAGGCAAATCCTGACCACATTCTCTCACTGCAATGTTTGTATTTGTGTTTTGAAGTAGTGTTTGGTTTGAGTATCAATTTCTCTAAATCTGAGCTGCTTTTCATTGGCCTGTAGAGAGTATTGATGGGCTGGCTAGTATCCTCGAGTGTGGGTTTTACTCATTGCCTATGACATGTTTAGCCCTTCCTTTGGGAGCCTCTTTTAAGACAAAAAAACAATTTGGGATGACAATATTGAAAAGACCGAGTGTCTTTTGGCAAGATGGAAGCAGATGCATTTGTCCAAGGGTGGAAGGATCACTTTGAGTAAGAGCACTTTGTCAAGTTTACCGTCATTTTCATGTCATTGTTTCCTCTTCCAAAGGGCATTGCTAATCATTTGGAAAATCCAGCAAGATTTCTTGCAAGGTGTGAAACAATCGAGTTAAGATTTCATATGATAAATTGTCTATGGTGTGTTCTCCAGCTTCCATGTGTGGCTTGGGCGTTAGAAATCTTATTTTGTGTAATAAGCCTTGTTGGGAAAGTAGTTATGGTGTTATTCTTccgtgtgtgtttgtgtgtgcaagagagagagagagagagagagagagtttacagAGGCTGGTGACGGATGCAAAATATGGATATGATTGGGGGTGGATGTGCCAATTGGATTTTGTTCagttgagagaagaaaaagaagacagGATGTGGTGGGCTCCATCAAAGAGGGGGTATTTGAGGTCAAATCACATTATCAGGTGTTGTCTCCACAAAGGAGTTATCTTTTTCAATGGAAAGAATATATAGAGTAAAGCTCCCTTGGGAGCAGCTTCCCTCACTTAGGTGGCAGCATCGGGGAAAATTCTTACAGTGATTAATGTAAGGAAGCAAAAATTTATTGTAAtaaattggtgttgtatgtgtaagaagaattTCTATTTTAGACACCTTTATCATTGAATGAAAGCATATTTCTATTTTCCACTTtcatttttcaagaatttttagAACTATTTACTATTTCTAGCTAGGTGCATCTGCTATATGCTCCTATTGTATTTGAATGGCCTTTCTTCCCATTAATAAAACTACCTTAACCATAGAATTTACTCCTTACATTTGTAATTCATAGTCCATCAGAAGGATTACCTACTACACAGCCTATGTACTATTCATGTCCCTAAGTATTCTTATTAATAATCTTCTACTTGTCAAAAAATTATCACCCCCATTGCTTTCATATATACTATACTTTCATTCACAGTGCTACAAATGAAATTGTAACAGATCATCATATTAATGCAATTCCTAACTCAAGCTTGATTAAGTGTAATATAATATCATACTAGTGTACCAATTGACCTCATGATAAAATTGTCAGGGTACAGTCTGGTCGTCAAAGGACAGTGTTAGGATGATCTACAGACTCAGACATGTTGGGTTAGATTCCATTTTAGAAGTGACGTTGGATTATCTGATACACGGTTTTAATGGATGGGATCATATATCCAGGGTTGGCTCAGAAGGGGGCCCTAACTTGGAGAGGTTCCACGTCATCAAGAAAAGATTGAGAAATTTAGGAGAATCTTTTATGAAGAAATGCAACTATATGTTAAAATCCCTCATGTCATAATCTAAGAAAATGCAAGTcatgaaaaaaatcaagaaatgtAGTAGTATCAATTAAGAAATAACCAATCTTTATCGAATGGACTAGGTGTAGGAAAGGAAAATCTGACCGGTTGCAAATATCTCTAAGGCACATCCGCAATCGGCGAAGGGCATGCTGTTCAGCTTCTAACTTGGCTTTTAACTCAGAGGCCTTTGGACCACTTGCCACTTTGGGGGCCCTGGGAAGTTCAGGAAGAGAGGCAGAATCATGGGATTTTTCGGTCATGCCATCCAACAAGACCGACAAAGTAGCTTCAATTAAGCGGTCAAAAAACAATGATTTGTCTCCATTAGACGGTTCACCGACTTCGTAGCTGACCCAAAAATAAAGCATTagtatataaaagtaattttaaccATGAAAAGCATTTCAGATATGATAAAATTGATTTGTCAATTAAAGTTCTCTACAAACTAAAGCTTTGGTTAGAAGACATTTCAGAACTTTACGTCCAACTATGACTTCTCTATAAATTGTATTACATTAgcaaaaaaacaataaattaataaaaactgTAGCATACTTAACTTTTTGcatttgaaaaataagcatCAAAAGAATTAGAAATATCAGTGTTAGAATCTGCtttgtaagattttttgaaagACGATTAAAATCAATGGTTTTTGTACACAACCCCaaacttcttttgaaaaattattcatcAATGTATAGAAAATGCATCAGAATGTTAAAAACATCAGTTATGAAATTTGCAAGTTGCTTACAAAAAGACTGAAAACATACACAGAACAGTGAGTAAATACTGAAGAAGGCAGGTCCTCAATTTCAGAAAGTGGGACTGCAGATGTCCCAAGTAACAATATAGGCAAGTCAGAAGGCAATTCTTCCAGTAAAGTCTGCAGGACAGCCCTCAACTGTTCATGTGCCTGCAATgttaaaactatcaaattagaTAAGAGGAAAAGTAACAGAGTCAACAGaggattcttttttttaagtcaaATACAGATTTATGAAGCATACTCAAGAATAAAACATGGATTTTCAGCATGTCCAATTTCTTGTTTAGAACTTCAATAGCATCAGATACAAAAATAGTATGCACTCACAGTTTCCCACCAAATGTTGAACTGAGGCAAATAGAGTATTGACGGTGTTGTTCTTCTTGCTTCGCCAAAGATATGTACCAGTGCCTCCTCAGGTGTCTTTGCACTAGGATCTGAAAGAAGAGATGGCAGTCCTAGAGAATGAACAGGAAATTTCTCCAGTTCATGTAAAATTGCAGGCCCAATATGATCCTGTTAAACTAAAGCAGTAAGTATATTTCGTTTGCAGTTAATATTGTGTCAatttatcaatatcaataagTTCGATGATATTTACCAGCCCAGTACCTTCACCACCATGAAGCAGAAGCCGAGGCCTATAGACAAGAGGAATAGCAGAACCATAGGAAAGCATAGAAAGCTTGGTCAACTCTGATGAGACTGCAACCGCAGGGAATATATCTGATATAGTATTCATGGCTTTCTGGAGATGTCTCTGTAGACATGGTGCAACTACTGAAGACAGCGGTCTAGAGTGCACGAGAGCACCCCGGTGAGCAGCCGGAGTAATTGTTGACATGGCTTCGACAAAGTGATACTTCTCAACCCTTACAGAATCAACATCTATCAGAAATTTGTCATCACTGGTGTATACCTGCGGGTATTTTTCACGAAAAGCACGAATGGCAGCTTCAGTGCATAGAGCTTTTAAATCAGCGCCACAGTAGCCTACACAACTTGTTGCAAGTTCCAATTTTAGTTCCTTTGATGGAGGATGCTTCCATTTGCGAGTGTGAATGTCCAATATTTCAGCACGAGCCTCACAGCCAGGCAAAGGAAAGTTAAATTCACGATCAAATCGACCAGGTCGGCGCAATGCCCCATCAATAGCATCAATCCTGTTTGTTGCTCCAATTAAAACAACTTGTCCACGAGAGTCAAGACCATCCATTAAAGCAAGCAAAGTGGACACAATAGAATTATGAATTTGCTCTTGTTTGCTGGACCTCACAGGAGCAAGTCCATCAATTTCATCAAAAAAGATGATGGAAGGCTGATTCCTCTGTGCTTCCTCAAAAAGTAGTTTCAACTGTCTTTCAGCCTCACCAACCCACTTGCTTAAAACATCAGCTCCCTTGCGCATGTAAAAACTGACTTTCTGGCCAGCCTTTGATGCAGCACAGGCTAATGCTCTGGCAATTAATGTCTTTCCAGTGCCGGGAGGACCACATAATAGTACGCCTCTTGGTGGGGTGATGTGATAACTTGCAAAGAAATCTGGATATAATAATGGAAAGAAAACCATCTCCTTCAAGGCATCAATATATCCGGAAAGGCCACCTATATCTTCAAAACTAACACTCTCATCAACCTGTAAAGGTTGGATGTCTGCCCCTCCCTTAGAACTTGGCCCAGCAGTTTGAATCCCAGAAGACAAGGTAGCGAAAGCATCACCCTGATGACCCCAACCTGATGCAGCAACATTCAATCCCCATGCTGTTGTACCATGCATGTCCGGTCCTCCAAAAAGCCAAGGTGGTCCAGATCTGCCCCCACCTCGCCCCAAGGGAATTGCAGGGCCTTGGTCTAACTCATCCACAAGAAGAGAATCATCAGAATCTTCAGCTCTCGTTAAACGATGACGCTTATGTACTCTTGACCCACCCTTCCTTACATCCCTACCAACCTTAGGCCCCATTCCTTGGTGTAATACCCTTCGAGGAGATCTCGGTCTTGGCTTACCTTCTTCCATAGACAGCCTTCGAACATCTGCACGATTTCGAAGATCATATCGCCTTCTTCCCTCCTGTTCTTCACCCTCTTCATCATCACCATCTTCCTCTCCGTCATCTTCACCCTCACCCTCATCTTCTGCCTCACCGTCATTTTGCCCATCATCCGCATCATTATAGTCATCATCATTTCCATTTACCATGTCATCTCGACCAGCCTTCTCCACTGAAGTACCTTGCTCATCATCAGACTCTAAACCCAATTGTTCTCTTGCAACTACTTTTGAACGACGTGGTCGAAGTCCTTCCCGTCTAGGTGTTGTTTTATTCTTCACAATTTTCCTACGCTTGGGAGATGATAACTCATCATGACTCACACTGTTGCCAACCTGGTTCCTCAAAGGTCGATATGCAGGTCTCTGAAACAAAATGGTACAATTTTAGCTCCCAAAACCAAATCATGTATTACAGAGCTGTTATATTGTTGAAACCTGAACCCTATGGAAGCCAagctaataaaatgaaatataaagtaGCACGTTTGACAGGGTGATAAACCTCACCATCAAATCCTCATCCTCTGTTCCAGAACTATCTGTGTAATCTTCCAAATTTACAGAAACCCTTCTCTTTCTTGTAGAACGCCGAAGATTGGTTGCGACTGACTGCAAATATACCCATGAAAACCATCTATGAGAATTTCAAAGCATGTATTTAGCAAAAATGTCATAATGCCCCATGACTGAAAACCTATTAAATTAATGTCTCACTATTATAGGTATGCAATGCCTtacaagcataaaaaaaaaataggaaaagcAATTATCTTCTACCATCATAAAGGAAATTccgaatattgcataaagtcATGCTATCACTGTGGTGGCCcacctaaattatattttttttataagtaaacggtaGTATTAATAAggataggcaaagcccaagtacacaagatggtatacaagagatagaACCTATCTAGTTCATAATATTGGCCcaactaaattatatatattcagctTCCTTTCTGTATTTCACTAACAGGAGATCTCCTGTCATCATTACCATGTCACTACCTTCTCAAATAAAGGGTCAGGACTAAAACCTAGTATAAACCAAAATAGGAGGCTAACACAGTTTCCTATATACAGTCAATTTAGGAGTAATCTTCTTTCTCATGCAAAAGATCAAAGAGAAGCAACAACAGTAGAGAAAAGAGATTGCCAAACCCCAACcaaatcaaattgaaatttcaatcTACCTTGTCACTTCAtaggatatatatttttttatcagtaaagatgttttattgatatagaaataggcctagcccaagtacacagaaaatatacatgtgattacacctagttaggaactagcaacagttacaaggaaatcatgaaagttgAGACCATTAAAGTCTATAACAACTGCCCACATAAATAGAGTCATCCAAAAAATACTCTGAAACTCTTCCAAAGAACACGCACGATCCTCAAAATTTCGGTCATTCCTTtcactccaaatacaccaaagtAGGCAAatgggagccatcttccacagCTGCAATCTGTGGTGTCCCCAAGATCCCTCTCCATCTTCATAAGATATTTGCTTCCAACTCTTCTCTTTAAATATGCCCATAAGGTAGCTATGATCCATTCTTCCTTTAAGTTCTTCCATTTGGTTTCAACGGGATGTCACGTAAATCTCTCTTGGAATGgcttaaaaaagtgtttttcatTGCGAGAACTACAGGTTGAGAAtaataagagaagaaaaacaagcaGCACAATAGTCATTTCCAACAAGTTTGTAGTTCATCAAAAACCCACTAGGATCCCATTCGTACGCTAGATTGCAAACAGGCAACACGATAGTCATTACAAACAAGTTTATAGTTAATAAAAAGTTCAGAAAGAGCTTGTCAgtataattatcccaaatttCTGTGAAAAGTTCTCTAAAAATTTGAAGACTGTATTTCAACCGTCTAGCCTAAATCATTCCATCCAGAGAAATGATGCCAAAACAAATATAGGATGCTtgaataatcaaatattttgtttgtattttttctcctgtttgttctctctctctctctctcgcatgcAATGCAagttttttatggtttttttaatgaaataagatTCTTTATGGAGTATAGCtcttttttcatataagtaaatttttttattaatatcaataggtgTCGCCTAAGTACAATAGACGTATACAAGAGAAACCACCTAGCAAGGATCAAGTATAGTTGGTTATGAGGATAGATATTGAAGCACGCACAGAATCGTTCTTCAATCGTTCCTGTTTCCATGCTGCTCTTGGTGCAAGCaatgctaaactttagaaaattttgaatgaatacGTTAactttgtgttaaaatttacaGGAGATAATGTGTTTTAATCTTTACCCTTTACgtgaaaacaaaataacatgGAAATGATAACAAAAGATGATCCTGTGAACAACTGGAGGCAAGCCGAACCCATATATAATTGACCCAAGAAAGTACATAGGAGAAGGattatgaaaatgttaaaaaaaaatccctcatGAAAATCCGATGAGGTAATTGCATTTTAAACCAAACAAGAATCTGTAAAAATTTGTCAGTCCATTTTCCCTCTGACCACAATGCTGGTTAAGAAGTATCGCATTATGCACAAACCACTGTTTCCAAATTCAGGTCCTGTCTTTAAAACAAGTGACATATAAGAAACACACAGCCTTAAAATGATACTTGCACCCGTTAATTATGGATAATCAACAACATCCTCCTCGTCCGTTGCTTAATCAAATGTCCGACAAATCAAATTAACCAGTATTCAACATACATCGCATAAGAAATGTTAACAAATATCACTTACATCACTGTTGGGTGCTCGCACGCACAACATCTTGGCAATCTGAGAAGCGGCGGTCCTGGTCTTGCTCTTGCCCTTTCCTTTCCTGGTGCGAATGATGTTGGTGTTATAATACAAGTACGCCCGTCCATAAATCTTTGGCCGTCTCCGAAGCCTATCGCTGGTGCGCACCGGCCTCGCCTCCACCTCTCCATCCCCACCTTGCCCAGTTTTCTTCGAACTATGCATGCCAATATGATCACAACAACCAAAAAAGATCTAGCTCCGCTCTTGATTGCACCAATTCCGCTCCATACACTGCATAGAGATGTTTTTGTGTTAGAACGGCCATCAATTCCACCGATTAACGGAAAACTACGCATGCAATGCAACTTTTCAAAGAGAGGGTAGATATGAAAATGTAAATTGTTTGAGCTTTGTATATGGAAAAGGCAAGCGAACGAAGAAGGTAGAGCTTATCTGAGGAatctttaacaaaaaaaaaaaaaatgaaaggaaccTAAAGATACAGCATCGTGAACATCGCAATG is a window from the Juglans regia cultivar Chandler chromosome 7, Walnut 2.0, whole genome shotgun sequence genome containing:
- the LOC108979988 gene encoding ATPase family AAA domain-containing protein At1g05910, which produces MHSSKKTGQGGDGEVEARPVRTSDRLRRRPKIYGRAYLYYNTNIIRTRKGKGKSKTRTAASQIAKMLCVRAPNSDSVATNLRRSTRKRRVSVNLEDYTDSSGTEDEDLMRPAYRPLRNQVGNSVSHDELSSPKRRKIVKNKTTPRREGLRPRRSKVVAREQLGLESDDEQGTSVEKAGRDDMVNGNDDDYNDADDGQNDGEAEDEGEGEDDGEEDGDDEEGEEQEGRRRYDLRNRADVRRLSMEEGKPRPRSPRRVLHQGMGPKVGRDVRKGGSRVHKRHRLTRAEDSDDSLLVDELDQGPAIPLGRGGGRSGPPWLFGGPDMHGTTAWGLNVAASGWGHQGDAFATLSSGIQTAGPSSKGGADIQPLQVDESVSFEDIGGLSGYIDALKEMVFFPLLYPDFFASYHITPPRGVLLCGPPGTGKTLIARALACAASKAGQKVSFYMRKGADVLSKWVGEAERQLKLLFEEAQRNQPSIIFFDEIDGLAPVRSSKQEQIHNSIVSTLLALMDGLDSRGQVVLIGATNRIDAIDGALRRPGRFDREFNFPLPGCEARAEILDIHTRKWKHPPSKELKLELATSCVGYCGADLKALCTEAAIRAFREKYPQVYTSDDKFLIDVDSVRVEKYHFVEAMSTITPAAHRGALVHSRPLSSVVAPCLQRHLQKAMNTISDIFPAVAVSSELTKLSMLSYGSAIPLVYRPRLLLHGGEGTGLDHIGPAILHELEKFPVHSLGLPSLLSDPSAKTPEEALVHIFGEARRTTPSILYLPQFNIWWETAHEQLRAVLQTLLEELPSDLPILLLGTSAVPLSEIEDLPSSVFTHCSVYEVGEPSNGDKSLFFDRLIEATLSVLLDGMTEKSHDSASLPELPRAPKVASGPKASELKAKLEAEQHALRRLRMCLRDICNRILYDKRFSAFHYPVMDEDAPNYRSIIQNPMDMATLLQRVDSGQYITCSAFLQDVDLIVSNAKAYNGDDYNGARIVSRAYELRDAVHGMLSQMDPALVACCDKIAAQGGPMHMPDDMEGSSFPSTPVVQLGTVTRASARLRNVQPEVNLDQSYEALKRPKKNADAAHAASIPEDKSRYQDSQEPETNDTNPERPETSSADGNHQLDIIVEPSGHADGSGSEEVTMSDAADISSQVEPVKQLFLERTANYNVPQLERLYTRIMKGVFETKEQVKDQLKPSILMYLLKFAEDEANF